In Paenibacillus sp. 1781tsa1, one DNA window encodes the following:
- a CDS encoding TerC family protein, with amino-acid sequence MDTLWLLTEILMINLVLSGDNAVVIALASKDLPPIQRKKAVWWGAFGAVVLRCVLTFVAVLLLGIPFIQAAGGLLLLWIAVKLLLQNEDEVHIREASTTWKAIQTILIADFIMSLDNVLAIAALADGDLALIVIGIAISIPIVVWGSGLIVGLLKRFPILVFAGSGILAFTAGEMVMKDPKLGEWLGGMASEVHTLLPAAMACLVIAVGGAHKFVRKNA; translated from the coding sequence ATGGATACACTATGGCTGTTAACTGAAATTTTAATGATCAATCTGGTATTGAGTGGAGATAATGCGGTGGTTATTGCGCTTGCCAGCAAGGATCTGCCACCAATACAACGTAAAAAGGCGGTATGGTGGGGGGCTTTTGGTGCGGTAGTGTTACGCTGCGTATTAACCTTTGTAGCGGTATTATTGCTCGGGATTCCCTTTATCCAAGCGGCAGGTGGGCTGTTGCTACTCTGGATTGCAGTGAAGCTGCTGCTTCAAAATGAGGATGAAGTACATATTCGAGAAGCCTCAACGACCTGGAAAGCCATTCAAACCATTCTGATTGCCGATTTTATAATGAGCCTGGATAACGTTTTGGCCATAGCGGCTTTGGCAGATGGAGATTTGGCTTTGATCGTCATCGGGATTGCAATAAGTATACCCATTGTCGTATGGGGGAGTGGGTTAATTGTTGGTTTGTTGAAGCGATTCCCGATTCTGGTATTCGCCGGATCAGGCATTCTGGCTTTCACAGCTGGTGAGATGGTGATGAAAGACCCAAAGTTAGGAGAATGGCTGGGAGGTATGGCATCAGAGGTACACACGCTGCTCCCCGCAGCAATGGCTTGTCTTGTCATTGCGGTTGGAGGAGCTCATAAATTTGTGCGGAAGAACGCATAG
- the typA gene encoding translational GTPase TypA: MHSREHIRNIAIIAHVDHGKTTLVDKLLQQSGTFRDHETVQERAMDSNDLERERGITILAKNTAITYKDYLINIVDTPGHADFGGEVERIMKMVDGVLLVVDAYEGCMPQTKFVLRKALEHNLTPIVVVNKIDRPAARPAEVIDEVLDLFIELGANDQQLEFPVVYASALNGTSSMESDPAKQDDNMMAIYNTIVSHIPHPTENVEEPLQFLVTLMDYNEYLGRIAIGRVNRGVIRQGQSVTVIMRDGKSKTARIEKLFGFQGLKRIETEEAGAGDIVAIAGIKDINIGETIADPNNPEALPVLKIDEPTLQMTFLVNNSPFAGREGKWVTSRKLRERLLKELETDVSLRVDETESPDAFVVSGRGELHLGILIENMRREGYELQVSKPEVIIKEVDGKKMEPVERLLIDIPEESMGSVMESLGARKAEMVNMVNTGSGQVRLEFLIPARGLIGYSTNFLTLTRGYGVMNHAFDSYAPVVSGQVGGRHQGVLISTETGTSTFYGMMGVEDRGTLFLEPGTEIYEGMIVGEHTRDNDIVVNICKEKQLTNVRSSGKDDTVKIKTPIIFSLEQALEYLNEDEYCEITPKSIRLRKKILNKSERERAEKQRKMASKA; this comes from the coding sequence ATGCATTCAAGAGAACACATTCGCAATATTGCGATTATTGCCCACGTCGACCACGGGAAAACTACGCTCGTCGACAAGTTGCTCCAGCAATCCGGTACTTTCCGTGATCACGAAACGGTACAGGAGCGCGCAATGGACTCCAACGATTTGGAGCGTGAACGCGGTATTACGATTTTGGCCAAAAACACGGCTATAACTTATAAAGATTACCTGATCAACATTGTGGATACACCAGGACACGCCGATTTCGGTGGCGAAGTGGAACGTATCATGAAAATGGTTGACGGCGTATTGCTCGTTGTTGATGCTTATGAGGGCTGTATGCCACAAACGAAGTTTGTACTTCGTAAAGCACTGGAGCACAACCTGACACCTATCGTTGTTGTAAACAAAATTGACCGTCCAGCGGCTCGTCCGGCTGAGGTAATTGATGAAGTATTGGACCTGTTCATTGAACTGGGTGCCAACGATCAACAACTTGAATTCCCTGTTGTATATGCTTCCGCATTGAACGGAACATCCAGCATGGAAAGTGATCCTGCTAAACAGGATGACAACATGATGGCGATCTACAATACGATCGTTAGTCATATCCCACACCCTACCGAAAATGTTGAAGAACCACTTCAATTCCTCGTTACTTTGATGGACTACAATGAATACCTTGGCCGTATTGCCATTGGTCGTGTTAACCGCGGTGTGATCCGTCAAGGACAATCGGTAACGGTTATTATGCGTGATGGTAAGAGCAAAACTGCACGTATCGAGAAACTGTTCGGTTTCCAGGGTCTCAAACGTATTGAGACAGAAGAAGCAGGAGCAGGTGACATCGTTGCCATTGCAGGGATCAAGGACATCAATATTGGTGAAACCATTGCCGACCCTAACAATCCAGAAGCACTTCCAGTTTTGAAAATCGATGAGCCTACACTGCAAATGACGTTCCTCGTGAACAACAGTCCATTCGCAGGTCGTGAAGGTAAATGGGTAACTTCCCGTAAACTTCGTGAGCGTTTGTTAAAAGAATTGGAAACAGACGTTTCCCTTCGTGTTGACGAAACGGAAAGCCCGGATGCATTTGTCGTTTCCGGACGTGGTGAGCTTCACTTGGGTATCCTGATTGAGAATATGCGTCGTGAAGGATATGAATTGCAAGTATCTAAACCGGAAGTTATCATCAAAGAAGTTGACGGTAAGAAAATGGAGCCGGTTGAGCGCTTGTTGATTGATATCCCTGAAGAGAGCATGGGTTCCGTAATGGAGAGCCTGGGCGCACGTAAAGCAGAGATGGTTAACATGGTCAACACAGGTAGTGGTCAAGTTCGTCTGGAGTTCTTGATTCCAGCACGTGGTTTGATCGGATATAGCACAAACTTCCTGACATTGACTCGTGGTTATGGTGTAATGAACCATGCATTTGACAGCTACGCTCCAGTAGTATCCGGTCAAGTGGGTGGACGTCACCAAGGTGTACTGATCTCAACTGAAACGGGTACATCTACGTTCTACGGAATGATGGGTGTTGAGGATCGCGGTACGCTCTTCTTGGAGCCGGGTACTGAGATCTACGAAGGTATGATCGTTGGTGAACATACACGTGACAATGATATCGTTGTTAACATCTGCAAAGAAAAACAACTGACTAACGTTCGTTCTTCTGGTAAAGATGATACGGTTAAAATCAAAACTCCGATTATCTTCTCATTGGAACAGGCGCTTGAATATCTGAATGAAGATGAATATTGTGAGATCACACCGAAATCTATTCGTCTTCGTAAGAAGATCCTGAATAAATCCGAGCGTGAACGTGCAGAAAAACAACGCAAAATGGCTTCCAAAGCCTAA
- a CDS encoding TerC family protein translates to MELFSPTFWLALLNVVFIDLILAGDNAIVIGLAARNLHPSVQKKAILYGTGGALLIRILATVVVLWLLKVPWLLLVGGILLIWIAYKLLADQGDEHNDVQAGTSLWTAIRTIVIADAAMGLDNVIAVAGAAQQHLVLVILGLLISVPIIVWGSTLFIKLINHFPWIIYVGAIVLGYTASNMITEEQRLLPYFTEHPALRILFIVVVIAGVVFAGYRKRSSSSSHKGSGGEQQRSYS, encoded by the coding sequence ATGGAGCTATTTAGTCCCACATTCTGGCTGGCTTTGCTGAACGTTGTCTTTATTGATCTCATTCTGGCTGGGGATAATGCCATCGTCATTGGTCTAGCAGCTCGAAATTTGCACCCTTCCGTGCAGAAAAAGGCGATTCTATATGGAACTGGCGGCGCACTTTTGATTCGAATTTTAGCAACAGTTGTTGTATTATGGTTGCTTAAAGTTCCGTGGCTCTTGCTTGTGGGAGGCATACTTCTGATCTGGATTGCCTATAAATTATTGGCGGATCAGGGAGATGAACACAATGATGTCCAGGCGGGAACTTCCTTGTGGACCGCTATTCGTACCATCGTGATTGCGGATGCAGCCATGGGACTCGATAACGTGATTGCAGTTGCTGGAGCAGCGCAACAGCATCTCGTGCTTGTCATCCTTGGACTCCTCATTAGTGTACCTATTATCGTCTGGGGCAGTACCCTGTTTATCAAGCTAATTAATCACTTTCCCTGGATCATCTATGTCGGAGCCATCGTTCTCGGGTATACGGCTTCCAATATGATCACTGAGGAACAGCGACTTTTGCCTTACTTTACTGAGCATCCGGCATTGCGCATTCTCTTCATCGTTGTGGTTATTGCAGGCGTAGTCTTTGCAGGTTATCGCAAACGCTCCAGCAGTTCCAGCCATAAGGGATCTGGCGGGGAACAGCAACGCTCCTATTCGTAG